The following are from one region of the Rosettibacter firmus genome:
- the gltB gene encoding glutamate synthase large subunit, which yields MGNNNFNIRKANGSLIANGLYDPRFEHDSCGVGFVAKLDGNPTHKIVTDSISVLINLEHRGATGGDKSTGDGAGIMIQIPDKFFRKEVTNIKLPNIGDYAAGMVFLPVDKKISDKCKEIVEKITIEEGCDVLGWRKVPVDNSIIGELARKTEPQIYQLFIHRGNVSRDAFERKLYVIRRLVEKEVESLKEDASQFYIASLSTNRIVYKGLLSASQLTTYYPDLSDEDLVSSFGVVHQRYSTNTLPTWNLAQPFRFIAHNGEINTLSGNINRMRAREPLLKSDLFGDDIEKIKPIIVESGSDSAIFDNVLELLVLAGRSLPHAMMMMVPEAYGPKIQMSEDKRAFYEFHSSIMEPWDGPAAIVFCDSRFLGGILDRNGLRPARYSITRNGLVVLASESGVLDLSPEDIIKKSRLSPGKMLLVDFAQNRVVPDKEIKAKISRQKPYRRWIKDNIITLRGLYNPSSAPKEKEDVLIKKQKIFGYTDEELKLIITPMASRGQEAVGAMGNDTPLAILSNKPNLLFYYFKQRFAQVTNPPIDPLREELVMSLESFAGGEGNLLEESPINFRGFKFSHPVLTTDDLIKIEQSNHPSIKVGKIDILFDKHAGDDALEKALESIFNEAEKLVNEGTSLIILTDRNVDENKVPIPSLLAVAGLHHHLIRKGLRTKTSIIIDSGEVREVMNFALLVSYGADAICPYLALNTVRYLAENNLLEQNLKPEEAIDSYIIAVKKGLLKTMSRLGISTLHSYFAAQTFEAIGIGKEVIDKYFTGTISRLGGIGLYEIQKEAIMRHNLGYPEHGITDNLLEAGGEYSIRVGGEKHFWNHDSISKLQLATRTNDYEVFKEYTKIVNEGENSPVAIRRMLKFKKRNPIPIEEVEPIESIIKRFVVSAMSFGSISKEAHETIAIAMNRLGSRSNSGEGGEDMSRNKVDENGDTARSKVKQVASGRFGVTPEYLLSADELQIKIAQGAKPGEGGQLPGHKVTPEIAKVRHTIPGVTLISPPPHHDIYSIEDLAQLIYDLKCVNPNAKVSVKLVSESGVGTVAAGVAKAKADIVLISGYEGGTGASPLTSIKHTGIPWEIGLAETHQTLIHNNLRDKIRVQVDGQLKTGRDVVIAALLGAEEFGFATSVLITIGCVMLRKCHQNTCSVGVATQDPLLRSRFSGKPEYIERFFKFLAQDVREIMAELGFRTIDEMVGHTEILEFDPPAELWKAKKFDLNPLLNSMVDTAGKCCMVNVPNQVEVFDDQLLELIKPALEEQQPVEIEMPIRNIHRTVGARISGEIVKRYGAKGLPDDTIKLNFKGSAGQSFGAFLAPGITMKIEGDVNDYMGKGISGGRIIIVPPENAGFTPHENIICGNVALYGATGGEVYINGKAGERFAVRNSGAKAVVEGVGDHGCEYMTGGVVVCIGSTGKNFAAGMSGGIAYVFDENQMFDTRCNLDMVDLESVWNKQDIIFLRSMIEKHYFFTNSPRAKMILEKWESSLPMFVKVMPIDYRKSLERMKLSEHADVETVSATEEVYNG from the coding sequence ATGGGAAATAACAATTTTAATATCAGAAAAGCTAATGGTAGTTTAATAGCTAATGGGTTATATGATCCAAGATTTGAACATGATAGTTGTGGTGTTGGATTTGTAGCTAAACTTGATGGAAATCCAACTCACAAAATAGTAACTGATTCAATATCTGTTCTTATTAACTTAGAACATAGAGGTGCTACAGGTGGTGATAAATCAACTGGCGATGGTGCTGGAATAATGATTCAAATTCCAGATAAGTTTTTTAGAAAAGAAGTTACTAATATAAAATTACCTAATATTGGCGATTATGCTGCTGGAATGGTTTTTCTTCCTGTGGATAAAAAGATTTCTGATAAATGTAAAGAAATTGTTGAGAAAATTACCATAGAAGAAGGATGTGATGTTTTAGGATGGAGAAAAGTACCCGTCGATAATTCAATAATAGGAGAGTTAGCAAGAAAAACAGAACCTCAGATTTATCAATTATTTATTCATCGTGGCAATGTATCAAGAGATGCATTTGAAAGAAAACTTTATGTAATAAGAAGATTGGTTGAAAAAGAAGTTGAATCACTTAAAGAAGATGCAAGCCAGTTTTATATTGCAAGTTTATCTACAAATAGAATAGTTTACAAAGGATTACTTTCTGCAAGTCAACTTACAACTTATTATCCTGATCTTTCTGATGAAGATTTAGTTTCAAGTTTTGGTGTGGTTCATCAGAGATATAGTACAAATACATTACCAACATGGAATCTTGCACAACCTTTTAGATTTATTGCTCACAATGGAGAAATAAATACTCTCAGTGGTAATATTAATCGCATGAGAGCTCGTGAGCCATTATTAAAATCTGATTTGTTTGGAGATGATATTGAAAAAATAAAACCAATTATAGTTGAATCAGGAAGTGATTCAGCAATATTTGATAACGTACTTGAATTACTTGTGCTTGCAGGTCGTTCACTTCCTCATGCAATGATGATGATGGTTCCAGAAGCATATGGACCTAAAATTCAGATGAGTGAAGATAAACGTGCTTTTTATGAATTTCATTCATCAATAATGGAACCCTGGGATGGTCCGGCTGCAATCGTCTTTTGTGATTCAAGATTTCTTGGAGGAATTTTAGATAGAAATGGATTAAGACCTGCTCGTTACTCAATTACAAGAAATGGTCTTGTTGTACTTGCATCTGAAAGCGGTGTGCTTGATCTGTCTCCTGAAGATATAATTAAAAAAAGCCGATTATCTCCAGGTAAAATGCTTTTGGTTGATTTTGCACAAAATCGAGTTGTGCCAGATAAAGAAATTAAAGCTAAAATATCAAGACAAAAACCATATAGAAGATGGATTAAAGATAATATAATTACACTAAGAGGATTATATAATCCATCATCGGCACCAAAAGAAAAAGAAGATGTTTTAATTAAAAAACAAAAAATATTTGGATATACTGATGAAGAACTTAAATTAATAATAACCCCAATGGCATCAAGAGGTCAAGAAGCTGTTGGAGCGATGGGAAACGATACACCACTAGCTATATTATCTAATAAGCCAAATCTACTTTTTTATTATTTCAAGCAAAGATTTGCTCAGGTTACTAATCCACCTATCGATCCTCTAAGAGAAGAACTCGTAATGTCTTTAGAAAGTTTTGCTGGCGGCGAAGGAAATTTATTGGAAGAATCTCCAATAAACTTTCGTGGTTTTAAATTTTCTCACCCCGTTCTTACTACAGACGATTTAATTAAAATTGAACAGTCTAATCATCCTTCTATAAAAGTTGGCAAAATAGATATTTTATTTGATAAACATGCAGGAGATGATGCATTAGAAAAAGCACTTGAATCTATTTTTAATGAAGCAGAAAAACTTGTTAATGAAGGGACATCTTTAATTATTTTGACTGATAGAAACGTTGATGAAAATAAAGTACCAATACCATCATTGCTTGCAGTTGCAGGCTTACATCATCATTTAATCAGGAAAGGATTGAGAACAAAAACAAGTATTATTATTGATTCTGGCGAAGTAAGAGAAGTAATGAACTTTGCTCTTCTTGTAAGTTATGGAGCAGATGCTATTTGTCCTTATCTTGCACTTAATACAGTTAGATACCTTGCAGAAAATAATTTGCTTGAGCAAAACTTAAAACCAGAAGAAGCAATTGATTCTTATATAATTGCAGTTAAAAAAGGCTTACTTAAGACAATGAGTCGCCTTGGTATATCTACACTTCATAGTTACTTTGCAGCTCAAACTTTTGAAGCAATAGGAATTGGTAAAGAAGTAATTGATAAATATTTTACAGGAACTATCTCTCGACTTGGTGGTATTGGTCTATATGAAATACAAAAAGAAGCAATTATGAGACACAATTTAGGTTATCCTGAACACGGAATTACAGATAATTTACTTGAAGCTGGTGGTGAATATAGTATTAGAGTGGGTGGTGAAAAACATTTCTGGAATCATGATTCAATTTCAAAATTACAACTTGCTACAAGAACTAATGATTACGAAGTATTTAAAGAATACACTAAAATTGTGAATGAAGGTGAAAATAGTCCTGTTGCTATTCGAAGAATGCTCAAATTCAAAAAAAGAAATCCAATTCCAATAGAAGAAGTAGAACCCATTGAAAGTATAATTAAAAGATTTGTAGTCTCTGCAATGTCTTTTGGTTCTATAAGTAAAGAAGCTCATGAAACTATTGCAATTGCAATGAATAGATTGGGTTCAAGAAGTAATTCTGGTGAAGGTGGCGAAGATATGTCAAGGAATAAAGTTGATGAAAACGGAGATACAGCAAGATCTAAAGTTAAACAGGTTGCTTCTGGAAGATTTGGTGTTACTCCTGAATATCTATTAAGTGCAGATGAATTACAGATTAAAATAGCTCAGGGTGCTAAACCAGGAGAAGGAGGACAATTACCAGGTCATAAAGTGACACCAGAAATTGCAAAAGTACGACATACAATACCTGGTGTAACATTAATTTCGCCTCCACCACATCACGATATTTATTCGATTGAAGATCTGGCTCAATTAATTTATGATTTGAAATGCGTTAATCCTAATGCTAAAGTTTCTGTGAAACTAGTATCTGAATCTGGTGTTGGAACCGTAGCAGCTGGTGTAGCCAAAGCTAAAGCAGATATTGTTTTAATCTCGGGTTACGAAGGTGGAACTGGTGCTTCCCCTTTGACTTCAATTAAACATACAGGAATTCCATGGGAAATTGGACTCGCAGAAACTCATCAAACATTGATTCATAATAATTTGAGAGATAAAATACGTGTTCAGGTTGATGGTCAATTGAAAACTGGTAGAGATGTTGTTATTGCTGCTTTACTTGGTGCAGAGGAATTTGGCTTTGCAACTTCAGTGCTTATAACAATAGGTTGTGTGATGTTAAGAAAATGTCATCAAAATACCTGCTCAGTTGGAGTTGCAACTCAGGATCCATTGTTACGTTCAAGATTTTCTGGTAAACCAGAATACATTGAAAGATTTTTTAAATTCCTTGCTCAGGATGTAAGAGAAATTATGGCTGAGTTAGGTTTTAGAACTATTGATGAAATGGTTGGTCATACAGAAATTCTTGAATTTGATCCACCAGCAGAACTATGGAAAGCAAAAAAATTCGATTTAAATCCTCTCTTAAACTCAATGGTTGATACTGCAGGAAAGTGCTGTATGGTAAATGTGCCTAATCAGGTAGAAGTTTTTGATGATCAATTATTGGAATTAATTAAACCAGCTTTAGAAGAACAACAACCTGTTGAGATTGAAATGCCAATAAGAAATATACATCGTACTGTTGGTGCAAGAATTAGTGGCGAAATAGTTAAAAGATATGGTGCTAAAGGATTACCTGATGATACTATTAAACTTAATTTTAAAGGTTCAGCAGGACAAAGTTTTGGTGCATTTTTAGCTCCAGGAATTACAATGAAAATTGAAGGTGATGTTAATGATTATATGGGTAAAGGTATTTCTGGTGGAAGAATTATAATTGTTCCACCGGAAAACGCTGGTTTCACTCCTCATGAAAATATAATTTGTGGTAATGTTGCTTTGTATGGTGCTACAGGTGGCGAAGTCTATATTAATGGTAAAGCAGGTGAAAGATTTGCTGTAAGAAATAGCGGTGCTAAAGCTGTCGTTGAAGGAGTTGGTGACCATGGATGTGAGTATATGACTGGCGGAGTTGTAGTATGTATAGGTTCAACCGGTAAAAATTTTGCAGCAGGAATGAGTGGTGGTATTGCATATGTATTTGATGAGAATCAAATGTTTGATACAAGATGTAATCTCGATATGGTTGACCTTGAAAGTGTTTGGAATAAACAGGATATAATCTTCCTTCGTTCTATGATTGAGAAACATTATTTCTTTACCAATAGTCCGAGAGCTAAAATGATTCTCGAAAAATGGGAATCGAGTCTTCCTATGTTTGTTAAAGTAATGCCAATCGATTATCGTAAATCACTTGAAAGAATGAAATTAAGTGAACATGCAGATGTTGAAACGGTATCAGCAACAGAGGAGGTATATAATGGCTAA